The Streptomyces sp. NBC_01591 genome window below encodes:
- a CDS encoding ornithine carbamoyltransferase translates to MRHLISIDDLTDAELRRIVDRGAEFSAGPAQRPAPLDGQVVGVYFAKTSTRTRTAFSSGSLRLGGSLIAYGPGDLQLNTGETTEDTGRVLAGMLDVLVARTAGPEAELRGWAQQGTMSVVNAMTAEEHPTQALTDLTTLVRHFGHVDGLRILYAGEGNNTAAALALALTRFPGVHFEVRTPPGYGLGDAILRRAHAQAARTGATLVERHDMDELTGGYDVIYTTRWQTTGTSKPDPDWRDIFAPFQVTPALWETSPNAVFMHDLPAHRGEETVTEVLDGPHSIAFAQATNKMHSAMAVLEFVRTAPDAGTFPSETAPSETAPSETAPSEDRTLVAAR, encoded by the coding sequence ATGCGTCATCTCATCTCCATCGACGACCTCACCGACGCGGAGCTGCGGCGGATCGTGGACCGCGGCGCCGAGTTCTCCGCCGGACCGGCCCAGCGGCCCGCGCCGCTGGACGGCCAGGTGGTCGGCGTCTACTTCGCCAAGACCTCCACCCGCACCCGTACCGCCTTCTCCTCCGGATCGCTGCGGCTGGGCGGCTCCCTCATCGCCTACGGACCCGGCGACCTCCAGCTCAACACCGGCGAGACCACCGAGGACACCGGCCGGGTGCTGGCCGGGATGCTCGACGTCCTCGTCGCGCGGACCGCCGGGCCCGAGGCCGAACTGCGGGGCTGGGCACAGCAGGGGACCATGTCCGTCGTCAACGCCATGACCGCCGAGGAACACCCCACCCAGGCACTCACCGACCTCACCACGCTGGTGCGTCACTTCGGCCACGTCGACGGTCTGCGCATCCTGTACGCGGGCGAGGGCAACAACACGGCGGCGGCCCTCGCGCTCGCCCTCACCCGCTTCCCCGGCGTCCACTTCGAGGTCCGCACCCCGCCCGGCTACGGCCTCGGCGACGCGATCCTGCGCCGGGCCCACGCGCAGGCCGCGCGCACCGGCGCCACACTGGTGGAGCGGCACGACATGGACGAGCTGACCGGTGGCTACGACGTGATCTACACGACCCGCTGGCAGACCACCGGCACCAGCAAGCCCGATCCGGACTGGCGGGACATCTTCGCCCCGTTCCAGGTCACGCCCGCCCTGTGGGAGACCAGTCCGAACGCCGTGTTCATGCACGACCTGCCCGCCCATCGCGGCGAGGAGACCGTGACCGAGGTCCTGGACGGGCCGCACAGCATCGCCTTCGCCCAGGCCACCAACAAGATGCACAGTGCGATGGCGGTGCTGGAGTTCGTCCGCACCGCTCCGGACGCCGGGACGTTCCCGTCCGAGACCGCTCCGTCCGAGACCGCTCCGTCCGAGACCGCTCCGTCCGAGGACCGCACCCTGGTGGCCGCGCGATGA
- a CDS encoding MFS transporter, whose product MKPATESVSDPAVLPWLLAEQRGEDLPPDEGAEERTSVREVRTVPAEEAAAAEKAMPAETAAASPLPLRRNRDYRLLWGGAGLSLLAGRATAVAYPLAVLWATRSPSDAGLVGTALLLPQLVVQLPGGALVDRWDRRRIMLVAGLGQAVVAGVVAALLLSGHVLLWALLAAAFVEGTLGVLFQLAERAAVPAVVPPEQIGAAMTGNEARTRGAAIAGQPLGSGLVTLGAALPFVAAAAGQLAAVLCLFGVRGKLQQERTGGTRTALAAEVRAGLVWMWRQHFLRAVMAAVAVSNILFQGLNLAVMSGIQTAGGTEFQVGVVLSLSGAGGLVGALSGGRWTERLSMRALVIGGLAVWALLMVPVAVLRDPYALGAIFALSGYVGGVFNVAGGVYLVRIAPDSMRGRANSLAMLVGGGAMAAGPVAAGFALEGLGPTRTILGLSVAMAVTALAALISPALRRGPFAAAD is encoded by the coding sequence ATGAAACCCGCGACCGAGTCCGTGAGCGACCCGGCGGTGCTGCCGTGGCTCCTGGCCGAGCAGCGGGGCGAAGACCTACCGCCCGATGAGGGGGCCGAGGAGCGGACGTCCGTACGGGAGGTCCGAACCGTGCCGGCCGAAGAGGCCGCAGCGGCCGAGAAAGCCATGCCCGCCGAAACGGCCGCGGCGTCGCCCCTACCGTTGCGGCGCAACCGTGACTACCGCCTGCTGTGGGGCGGCGCCGGCCTCTCCCTGCTCGCCGGGCGCGCCACCGCTGTCGCGTATCCGCTCGCCGTCCTGTGGGCGACCAGGTCGCCGAGCGACGCCGGGCTCGTCGGGACCGCGCTGCTGCTCCCACAGCTCGTGGTGCAACTGCCCGGGGGCGCGCTCGTCGACCGCTGGGACCGGCGGCGCATCATGCTGGTGGCGGGACTCGGACAGGCGGTGGTGGCCGGCGTGGTCGCCGCGCTCCTGCTGAGCGGGCACGTCCTGCTGTGGGCGCTGCTGGCCGCTGCGTTCGTCGAGGGCACCCTCGGTGTCCTGTTCCAGCTGGCCGAGCGGGCCGCCGTGCCCGCCGTGGTGCCGCCCGAGCAGATCGGCGCCGCCATGACCGGCAACGAGGCCCGCACCCGGGGGGCCGCCATCGCGGGCCAGCCCCTCGGCAGCGGACTTGTCACCCTTGGCGCCGCGCTGCCGTTCGTGGCGGCGGCGGCCGGTCAACTCGCCGCCGTGCTCTGCCTGTTCGGGGTACGCGGAAAGCTGCAGCAGGAGCGGACGGGCGGCACCCGGACGGCGCTCGCCGCCGAGGTCCGCGCGGGCCTCGTCTGGATGTGGCGCCAGCATTTCCTGCGGGCCGTGATGGCCGCCGTCGCCGTCTCCAACATCCTCTTCCAGGGCCTCAACCTGGCCGTGATGTCCGGGATCCAGACGGCGGGCGGCACCGAGTTCCAGGTGGGCGTCGTGCTCTCGCTCAGCGGAGCGGGCGGCCTCGTCGGGGCACTCAGCGGGGGCCGGTGGACCGAACGCCTGTCGATGCGTGCGCTGGTGATCGGCGGACTGGCGGTGTGGGCGCTGCTGATGGTGCCGGTCGCCGTGCTCCGTGACCCCTACGCCCTGGGTGCGATCTTCGCGTTGAGCGGCTACGTGGGCGGTGTGTTCAACGTCGCGGGCGGGGTCTATCTCGTCCGGATCGCTCCGGACAGCATGCGGGGACGGGCCAACTCCCTGGCCATGCTGGTCGGTGGCGGTGCGATGGCCGCGGGCCCGGTCGCGGCCGGCTTCGCCCTGGAGGGCCTCGGCCCGACCCGGACGATCCTCGGACTCAGCGTCGCGATGGCCGTGACGGCCCTCGCCGCCCTGATCTCCCCGGCCCTGCGCCGAGGCCCCTTCGCGGCGGCCGACTGA